One genomic window of Tetrapisispora phaffii CBS 4417 chromosome 13, complete genome includes the following:
- the SOM1 gene encoding Som1p (similar to Saccharomyces cerevisiae SOM1 (YEL059C-A); ancestral locus Anc_6.12), which yields MAPATPVVDREAVAATLQASKQRNRQECELKALTQYECQFVDLESNRYICRPFKRLFEVCAGTSYETTAQPTNSADRS from the coding sequence ATGGCACCTGCTACACCTGTCGTGGACCGCGAGGCGGTCGCAGCGACGCTGCAAGCGTCGAAGCAGCGCAACAGACAAGAATGCGAGCTGAAAGCACTGACGCAGTACGAATGCCAATTCGTCGACCTCGAGTCCAACCGCTACATCTGCCGACCGTTCAAGCGGCTGTTCGAGGTGTGTGCGGGCACCTCCTACGAGACCACGGCCCAGCCGACCAACAGCGCCGACCGCTCGTAG
- the TPHA0M00180 gene encoding uncharacterized protein (similar to Saccharomyces cerevisiae YPL272C; ancestral locus Anc_6.8), translated as MPFRALGGYEKKVLAQTIEGRRNGVVFSSQITFNKKSDEFADDNATLYTGRSVNEVSLKSVLCAALQNIICNHVELYTTINDRLYFTPVLQIETNDVIKTISYDKSKDKALMKDQISDKLLRHIFNKCDFKPNNGKPLWQFSIANDSTMIFHGHDVLFDIFSTANFEKYLLKEMNDVLNSNQKLKTVKTLFKFDAERSLTNYPRSIYENPKLHLPALTSDLLNLQTQSFFKTIYQNTLKKPIDLITSANSNNNNQLSEYRTRNTDILSGANSLCGRTVLGEISLERYQHLKMLVEQENISLRSFISAITMVCLKPIVKNFDGSIIFSIPVNLRSLIADSSDFGLFYKNIKVECPLELINDEKYYTNPEVLHSMQNNSLLEIQFERISRHVSDVISQRMKAWEKFGFNDDDIKRMKFSNDEKTGIAPIIQINDVTEISFDFGNDNISYSFSVNNLNFTKSLSCNEFMSLFYSHNAQGGLNICIHYPDGYNMEAFVECFQSFIEN; from the coding sequence ATGCCATTTCGTGCTTTAGGAGGCTATGAAAAGAAGGTGCTAGCCCAGACCATCGAGGGAAGAAGAAATGGTGTAGTTTTTAGCTCACAGATTACTTTCAACAAGAAGTCTGATGAATTTGCTGATGATAATGCAACCCTTTACACAGGACGCAGTGTTAACGAAGTGTCACTAAAATCAGTGTTATGCGCTGctttacaaaatataatatgcAACCATGTAGAATTATACACAACAATTAATGATAGATTATATTTCACTCCAGTTTTACAAATAGAAACTAATGATGTTATTAAGACTATATCCTATGATAAAAGTAAAGATAAAGCGCTGATGAAAGATCAGATATCTGATAAGTTACTTCGTCATATCTTCAATAAATGCGACTTCAAACCCAATAATGGAAAGCCATTATGGCAATTCAGTATTGCTAATGATTCAACAATGATATTTCATGGTCATGAtgtattatttgatatctTTTCAACTgcaaattttgaaaaatatttacttaaaGAAATGAATGATGTCTTAAACAGTAATCAAAAGCTCAAAACAGTCAAAACTttgtttaaatttgatgCAGAAAGATCCCTGACGAACTATCCTAGGTCTATCTATGAAAACCCAAAATTACATTTACCAGCTTTGACTtcagatttattaaatcttcaaaCACAATCTTTCTTTAAGacaatatatcaaaatacACTAAAAAAACCAATAGATCTAATTACTTCAGCAAATtcgaataataataaccaATTATCTGAATACAGAACTCGTAATACAGATATTCTCAGCGGTGCAAATTCGTTATGTGGTAGAACAGTTTTAGGTGAAATTTCTCTAGAGAGATAtcaacatttaaaaatgttgGTTGAACAAGAAAACATTAGTTTAAGAAGTTTTATCAGTGCCATCACGATGGTCTGTTTGAAACCTATTGTCAAGAATTTTGACGGCAGCATAATATTTTCCATTCCAGTGAACTTAAGATCACTTATTGCTGATTCATCTGATTTCGGTTTGTTTTATAAGAACATTAAAGTTGAATGTCCTTTAGAATTGATAAATGATGAGAAGTATTATACAAACCCAGAAGTATTACACAGTATGCAAAATAACAGCTTATTAGAAATCCAATTTGAGAGGATATCTAGACATGTTTCTGATGTGATATCGCAAAGAATGAAAGCTTGGGAAAAATTTGGCTTCAATGACGATGACATTAAAAGAATGAAGTTTAGCAATGACGAAAAAACTGGGATTGCGCCAATCATTCAGATTAATGATGTGActgaaatttcatttgaCTTTGGCAATGACAATATTTCATATTCTTTCAGcgtaaataatttaaatttcacCAAAAGCCTTTCCTGCAATGAATTTATgtctttattttattccCATAATGCTCAAGGGGgattaaatatatgtattcaTTATCCAGATGGATATAATATGGAAGCATTCGTTGAATGTTTCCAAAGtttcattgaaaattaG
- the HAT2 gene encoding Hat2p (similar to Saccharomyces cerevisiae HAT2 (YEL056W); ancestral locus Anc_6.9), giving the protein MEKVEQQEEPLTVDQEYDLWKSNVPLLYDFVSETRLTWPSLTLQWLPGDKTSTRQHLILGTLTSGAETDYLKIAALDLPDEIIIGKKSDKVVKSNLKVVKKFAHDGEINRARYMPQNTNIIATVNGEGTIFIYDCSRDKQSALLSTLKYHKDNAYGLAFNPNAEGELISGSDDSTIALWDATNDKLKQPIQEWTTSHSDIVNDCQWHCFNTNMFGSVSEDSTLQLFDKRNGGKSDVKISSKGQYNSIAFSGFSENLFAAAGTTNNIYLYDIRNTGKILHSMTGHEEPVTSLEFSNDKDGILISGSSDRRVIMWDLFEIGAEQQPDEADDGLPEVMMIHAGSRSAINDISTHPSIPWLNASVEENNIVQVWKCSSKLPRISGTPEVSISDLE; this is encoded by the coding sequence ATGGAGAAGGTTGAACAACAAGAAGAACCACTTACGGTGGACCAAGAATACGATTTATGGAAAAGTAACGTACCTTTATTATATGATTTTGTCAGCGAGACAAGACTTACTTGGCCATCATTGACTTTACAATGGTTACCAGGTGATAAGACATCTACCAGACAGCATCTGATTTTAGGTACACTCACTTCTGGTGCAGAGACagattatttgaagattGCTGCTCTTGATTTGCCAGatgaaataataatagGCAAAAAGTCTGATAAAGTTGTGAAATCTAATCTTAAAGTCGTCAAGAAATTTGCACATGATGGTGAAATAAATAGGGCTAGATACATGCCTCAGAACACAAACATAATTGCGACTGTAAATGGTGAAGGtactatttttatttatgatTGTTCTAGAGACAAACAATCTGCTTTACTCTCTACATTGAAATATCATAAGGATAATGCTTATGGTCTTGCATTCAACCCTAATGCAGAGGGTGAACTAATTAGTGGCTCTGACGATAGCACAATAGCTTTATGGGACGCAACCAATGATAAACTTAAGCAACCAATCCAAGAATGGACTACATCACATTCAGATATAGTAAACGATTGTCAATGGCATTGCTTTAACACTAATATGTTTGGTTCAGTATCTGAAGATTCTACATTACAATTATTTGACAAGAGGAATGGTGGGAAATCAGATGTTAAAATCTCATCTAAAGGCCAATATAACTCAATTGCATTCAGTGGGTTttctgaaaatttatttgcaGCAGCTGGTACtactaataatatatacttatatgATATTAGAAATACAGGTAAAATTTTACATTCTATGACCGGCCATGAAGAACCTGTAACAAGTTTGGAATTTTCAAACGATAAAGATGGTATTCTGATATCCGGTAGTTCAGATAGACGTGTTATTATGTGggatttatttgaaattggtGCAGAGCAGCAACCAGATGAGGCGGATGATGGTTTACCGGAGGTTATGATGATTCATGCAGGCTCCAGAAGTGctattaatgatatttcaaCACATCCTTCTATCCCATGGCTGAATGCATCTGTTGAAGAGAACAATATCGTTCAGGTCTGGAAATGCTCTAGTAAGCTTCCTAGGATTAGTGGAACTCCGGAGGTTTCTATCTCTGATttagaataa
- the KEL3 gene encoding Kel3p (similar to Saccharomyces cerevisiae KEL3 (YPL263C); ancestral locus Anc_6.10): MAKKTKKDKDAKKARAEAKAKKNQSKAEIKDKKKAKKNLDGEDEDDMDIEEVLANFKKEQEQFEQINVESVDKPTRRINSCMIANPNHGKKELLLFGGENTSQEQGVTHFYNDLYTFTPDNDLWKKITSQNSPMPRSSAAMAAHPSGIALLHGGEFSSPKQNTFYHYSDTWLLDCTTREWTKVEQKNGPSARSGHRITVWKNYFILHGGFRDLGSTTSYLNDSWLFDITSYKWRQIEFPPNHPVPDARSGHSLIPTQEGAVLWGGYCKVKAGKGLQKGKILGDCWYLKMKADPSAVRWERRKKQGFQPSPRVGCSMVHHKGRGILFGGVYDFEETEESLDSIFYNDLFSYQIESNRWYALQLRSQRKKVVRLNNKSSKEKELELQNILNEILEKANLKDDDEDANELSNGLGSDSDSDDESEKVSKKEYIVRNQLPHHRFNASTTVVDDTLFIYGGVWELGEKDYSIDSMYSIDLNKLDGVTVYWENLHDIEKAKELGAINSDEEDEEDEDDEDDDEEETVDQKLVAEEEEEEEEIEDADDMEIPDPRPWLPHPKAFESLRNFYVRTGASFLEWAISNNKHTRGKHLKTKSFELCQDRWWERRDQVRIEEDKLEELGGVGEVIEKDTTKSTKRR; this comes from the coding sequence ATGGCTAAAAAGACTAAGAAAGATAAAGATGCCAAAAAGGCTCGTGCTGAAGCTAAGGCCAAGAAGAACCAAAGCAAAGCTGAGATCAAGGACAAGAAGAAAGctaagaaaaatttagatgGAGAAGACGAGGATGATATGGATATCGAGGAAGTTCTAGCCAACTTCAAgaaagaacaagaacagTTCGAGCAAATTAACGTGGAGTCAGTGGATAAACCAACTAGGAGAATTAATAGCTGTATGATCGCAAACCCTAACCATGGTAAAAAAGAATTGCTCTTGTTTGGCGGTGAAAACACCTCTCAAGAACAAGGTGTCACCCATTTTTACAACGATCTATACACATTTACGCCAGATAATGATCTatggaaaaaaattacatCTCAGAATTCTCCAATGCCAAGATCTTCGGCTGCAATGGCTGCTCATCCAAGTGGTATAGCGTTATTACATGGTGGTGAATTTTCCTCCCCCAAACAAAACACTTTCTATCATTATTCTGACACATGGTTATTGGATTGTACGACAAGAGAATGGACCAAAGTGGAACAAAAAAATGGTCCAAGTGCTAGATCTGGCCACAGAATAACTGTttggaaaaattatttcatattACACGGTGGTTTCAGGGATTTAGGTTCTACTACTTCTTATTTAAACGACTCTTGGTTGTTTGATATTACCTCTTACAAATGGAGGCAAATAGAATTCCCACCAAATCATCCAGTCCCAGATGCAAGATCAGGTCATTCATTGATCCCAACACAGGAAGGTGCTGTGTTATGGGGTGGTTACTGTAAAGTTAAAGCTGGTAAAGGTCTACAAAAGGGTAAAATCTTAGGCGATTGCTGGTACTTGAAGATGAAGGCTGATCCATCTGCTGTAAGATGGGAAAGAAGGAAGAAACAAGGTTTCCAACCTTCTCCAAGAGTTGGTTGTTCTATGGTACATCATAAAGGTAGAGGTATATTGTTTGGTGGTGTTTACGACTTTGAAGAAACTGAAGAAAGTTTAGATTCCATCTTTTACAACGATTTATTCAGTTACCAGATTGAATCGAATAGATGGTACGCATTGCAATTAAGATCACAGAGAAAAAAAGTTGTGAGACTGAACAATAAAAGTTCAaaggaaaaagaattagaattaCAGAACATATTGAATGAAATTTTAGAGAAAGCAAACTTAAAGGACGACGACGAAGATGCTAATGAGTTATCCAATGGGTTAGGATCTGATTCAGACTCAGATGATGAATCTGAAAAAGTctcaaaaaaagaatacatAGTGAGAAATCAATTACCTCACCATAGATTCAATGCGTCGACGACAGTAGTAGATGATACTTTGTTCATTTATGGAGGTGTGTGGGAACTAGGGGAAAAAGATTATTCTATCGATTCTATGTACAGtattgatttaaataaactaGATGGTGTCACTGTATACTGGGAAAACTTAcatgatattgaaaaggCTAAGGAACTAGGTGCTATCAATTCTGATGaggaagatgaagaagatgaagacgacgaagatgatgatgaagaagaaactgTAGACCAAAAATTAGTtgcagaagaagaagaagaagaagaagaaattgaagatgcAGATGACATGGAAATTCCAGATCCACGTCCTTGGTTACCACATCCAAAGGCATTCGAATCATTACGTAATTTTTACGTTCGTACTGGTGCTAGTTTCTTGGAATGGGCCATTTCTAATAACAAACATACTAGAGGTAAACATCTAAAGACAAAGTCTTTTGAGTTATGTCAAGATCGTTGGTGGGAAAGACGTGACCAAGTTCgtattgaagaagataaacTAGAAGAATTAGGTGGCGTTGGTGAAGTCATCGAGAAAGATACCACAAAATCCACTAAGAGAAGATAA
- the PCM1 gene encoding phosphoacetylglucosamine mutase PCM1 (similar to Saccharomyces cerevisiae PCM1 (YEL058W); ancestral locus Anc_6.11): MHWNVLESVFESCCTTRNHRYVYGTAGFRDDATVLDTVMVTTGLLACLRSIALDGKAVGVMITASHNQPCDNGVKIVEPDGSMLDQSWEPFATELANKASFCHSTQEFKLYLQEKFAQYKVDSGITPVLVVGRDSRDSGPRLLQCLNSLAVPLMKPKIIDYGLLTTPQLHFLTNAINTTKSRAPVTEDDYYSFFMDAWVSITALHGIKVLQSPRLYIDAANGIGGPKVSKLFEVWPQAGQFTLVNNHWQTPTLLNNDCGADYVKTNQRLPKNIDPAADSDPATLYCSFDGDADRIVFYYQDAQNSFHLLDGDKISTLFALFISKQLKKAGLTEKISMGVVQTAYANGNSTNYLENVLNIPVSCAKTGVKHLHHEAITNYDVGIYFEANGHGTIMFSNKFFETCESLLKENNESLEVKTLLSFAHLINQTVGDAISDMLGVLAVLSIMKLTPSAWDKEYTDLPNLLTKVVVPDRSLFTTTDQERKLLTPEGAQTKIDAIVAKYKNGRSFVRASGTEDAVRVYAEASTPQDAAALNEEVSKAVLASV; encoded by the coding sequence ATGCATTGGAACGTTCTGGAGTCGGTATTTGAAAGCTGCTGCACCACAAGAAACCACCGCTACGTCTACGGGACTGCAGGGTTCCGTGACGATGCGACCGTGTTGGACACGGTCATGGTCACGACAGGGCTCTTGGCATGCTTGAGGTCCATTGCGCTCGACGGCAAGGCAGTGGGTGTGATGATCACGGCCTCGCACAACCAGCCGTGTGACAACGGTGTCAAGATCGTCGAGCCCGACGGATCGATGCTGGACCAGTCTTGGGAACCGTTCGCGACAGAGCTGGCAAACAAGGCCTCTTTCTGTCACTCAACGCAGGAGTTCAAACTGTATCTGCAAGAGAAGTTCGCACAGTACAAGGTCGACAGTGGCATCACGCCTGTCTTGGTTGTCGGCAGAGACTCGAGGGACTCGGGCCCCCGTCTGCTGCAATGCTTGAACTCGTTGGCTGTCCCGTTGATGAAGCCGAAGATAATCGACTATGGTCTACTGACCACCCCACAGTTGCATTTCTTGACAAATGCGATCAACACCACAAAGAGTCGTGCCCCTGTCACGGAGGACGACTACTATTCGTTCTTCATGGACGCATGGGTGAGTATCACTGCTCTGCATGGGATCAAAGTCTTGCAGTCTCCAAGACTGTACATAGACGCTGCAAATGGGATAGGCGGGCCCAAAGTTTCAAAACTGTTCGAGGTATGGCCCCAAGCAGGACAATTCACTCTGGTTAACAATCATTGGCAGACACCAACTCTGTTGAACAACGATTGCGGCGCAGATTACGTCAAGACAAACCAAAGACTGCCAAAAAACATCGACCCAGCTGCAGACTCGGATCCGGCCACTCTGTATTGCTCCTTCGATGGCGACGCCGATAGGATCGTCTTCTACTACCAAGATGCACAGAACTCGTTCCATTTGTTGGATGGTGACAAGATTTCAACCCTGTTTGCTTTGTTCATCTCAAAGCAGTTGAAAAAGGCAGGATTAACAGAGAAGATCTCAATGGGTGTGGTTCAGACTGCTTACGCTAATGGTAACTCTACAAATTATCTGGAAAACGTTTTGAACATTCCTGTATCATGCGCAAAGACCGGCGTTAAGCATCTGCACCATGAAGCTATAACAAACTATGATGTAGGCATTTACTTCGAAGCAAATGGCCACGGAACAATCATGTTCTCaaacaaattttttgaaacttgTGAATCACTCCTAAAGGAAAACAACGAATCATTGGAAGTGAaaactttattatcattcGCTCACTTAATTAACCAAACTGTTGGTGATGCTATCTCAGATATGCTAGGTGTCCTCGCAGTTTTATCAATAATGAAACTTACGCCATCTGCATGGGATAAGGAGTATACTGACTTGCCAAACTTGCTAACAAAAGTTGTCGTCCCGGATAGATCCCTATTTACCACTACCGACcaagaaagaaaattacTGACACCAGAGGGTGCCCAAACTAAAATCGATGCTATCGTCGCAAAATACAAGAACGGTAGGTCGTTTGTGAGAGCAAGTGGTACCGAAGATGCTGTCAGAGTATATGCAGAAGCATCCACACCACAAGATGCTGCTGCTTTGAATGAAGAAGTATCAAAAGCCGTCCTGGCAAGTGTCTAG